From the genome of Miscanthus floridulus cultivar M001 chromosome 10, ASM1932011v1, whole genome shotgun sequence, one region includes:
- the LOC136488192 gene encoding uncharacterized protein, whose product MAMFCALHDVEAKEKGEVMAVEGHSKALKVVNLDELHAQVHLERVGGKQEQRWYLDFDASNHMMGSKEAFPEIDSNVIGMVKFGDGSRVAIRGRDTIIFRCQNDEHHALTDVYYIVQLRSSIISIGQLDERGNEVLIKDGVLRIRDREQRLLSKVKRS is encoded by the coding sequence atggcaatgttctgtgcactacacgatgttgaggccaaggagaagggagaggtgatggcggtggaaggaCACAGCAAGGCTCTAAAGgttgtcaacctcgatgaactacatgcccaagtccacctcgaacGTGTGGGTGgcaagcaggagcagcggtggtacctggacttcGACGCCagtaaccacatgatgggctcaaAGGAAGCCTTCCCTGAGATCGACAGCAACGTGATTGGcatggtgaagttcggtgacggctcaagggtggcaatccgagggcgcgacaccatcatcttcaggtgccaaaaCGATGAGCACCACGCGctgacggatgtatattacatcgtGCAActacgttcaagcatcatcagtattggccagctggatgagcgcggcaaCGAGGTAttgatcaaggacggcgtcctcaggatcagggaccgagAGCAGCGGCTTCTTtctaaggtgaagaggtcctaa